Genomic DNA from Chitinivibrionia bacterium:
CGTTGTCGCGCCGCAAAATGTTGATTTAAAAAATCCCGTAAATCAATGGCGCGCACAAAATCTGGAATTTTTCTCGCAGTGGATAAGATATGTTTATGAAAACACGCCGTTTTAACCGTTTTTTCACTTTAAGGGGAAAATTTTGAGTAAATCTCTTCCGAAAATAACCGTAATTGCGGGCAATAATCAGTTTGAAATGCGCAACGTAAAGGGAGCGTTTGTCGAAAAATGCGAGAAATTGTTTCCAAATTCCACAAGCGAATATTTTGACGGAACGGGCGAAATAACGTTCGGTGAATTTATTCAGAAAATTGCATCCCCTTCGATGTTCGGCGACACAAAAATTTTATTTTTGAACCACGCCGAGAACAAAAATGTCCTCGCAAACAAGCATCATTACGAAACTTTTGAAAAAACAATGCTACTTTGCGCAGAAGAGGTCTTCGTTTTTGCAGAACTAAATGTAGAAGCCGCAGAAAAAACACCCAAAGGTTGCCTTTCGTCAAGCGAATTGATGGAAAGCCTAAAAGGGCTTACTAAAAAACACAGCGGCAGTTTTGCAGAATTTTGGACAATGAAAGACTATGAAATCCCAAAATGGATAATCGGAAAAGTGCGCGAATATTACGACAGGTACATTAGCGAAGAAAACGCCGAATTGCTCGTAAAACTAAGCGGTGCAGACTTAGGAGTTTTAGATGGTGAACTGCGCAAATTCGACGCGACGCTCCCCCAAAAAAAGGAAATTACCGAAGATGATATTTACGAACTTACAGGTAATAACAAACAAGTATCAACGCAAGAAATAGCGCAATTTATAGGCTTACGCAAATGGAACGATGAAGCGGTAGAGGCTTTCGACGATTTAGCAGGAAAAGACGGCGGGTTTGCAATACCTTTTCTGTCGGAATTATATCGAAAATTTTGGGTTTTGCTTAAAATTCGCCTCTTTGCCGACGAAAATCGCGAAAAAGCAAATGCTTATTTTAAGATGCACGACTACAAAGCAAAAAATCAAGCAGCATTCGATATTGCCGTCGCCTGCGGAATACTTAAAGAAGCACAACAAAAATCGGTGTTTCCTCAAGTAATAAAGCCAAAATTGCTAGAGCAAGCAAGTTTCTACACAAAAAAAGACCTGTTTGAAATAATAAAAATGCTCGCACAATATGACCGCGAAATAAAAAACGGCGAAATAAAGTCAGACGTACACAAAGAAACAATAAAAGAAATGTGTCGCCAAATCGTCAGAACCGGAAAATAGAATGCGGATTTTCGCACGAGCAGAATATGACGGCACAAACTTTGCAGGTTGGCAAATTCAGCCGCACGCAATATCTGTTCAAGAGGAATTGCAAAGAGCAATTTCGCAGATTGTCGGACAAAAAGTCGAAATTGTCGGCGCAGGAAGAACAGACGCAGGCGTTCACGCAAAAAATCAAGGTTTTCACTTTAACATAGACGATAACACCGTAGGGGCGGGGTCTGCCCGCCCTTCTGTCCGCCCTGATATTTATGCCGCATTTACGCATTTGGGCGGGCAAACCCCGCCCCTACAAATTACAAATTTCGACAAATTCGCATACAAAATAAACAGTGTTTTACCGCCAACTATCGCAGTTTTTGATATGCAGAAAGTTGCAGACGATTTTCACGCAAGATTTTCGGCAACTGAGCGAATTTATCATTATCACATATCGCTGAAAAAAAATCCGCTTTCATTTAATAATTCGGTATTTTTCGGCTACAAAATGGACT
This window encodes:
- the truA gene encoding tRNA pseudouridine(38-40) synthase TruA, with protein sequence MRIFARAEYDGTNFAGWQIQPHAISVQEELQRAISQIVGQKVEIVGAGRTDAGVHAKNQGFHFNIDDNTVGAGSARPSVRPDIYAAFTHLGGQTPPLQITNFDKFAYKINSVLPPTIAVFDMQKVADDFHARFSATERIYHYHISLKKNPLSFNNSVFFGYKMDLQKMESELKSIIGTHSFESFCSSNNQLDHFRCTVNSAEIVKIDEYSFYIKIAANRFLYNMVRSIVGTLVDISRGKLNITMSEILAQKNRKFAGTTAPAKGLVLEDVRYDAAVDNKLPQNTQKAK